One window of the Sebastes umbrosus isolate fSebUmb1 chromosome 1, fSebUmb1.pri, whole genome shotgun sequence genome contains the following:
- the slc5a8l gene encoding sodium-coupled monocarboxylate transporter 1 codes for MVGTGGQVATFSVWDYVVFAGTIVGTAGIGLFQAIRSRKDISSAEFLLGGRQMTAVPVAMSLTASFMSGITVIGTPTEAYRYGTAFWLFGFSYAIMSAVTAEIFVPLFYRLQITSAYEYLELRFSRPIRIIGTSMYIVQTALYTGLVIYAPALALNQITGLDLWGVLVATGAVCILYCTVGGLKAVIWTDVLQMVIMLAGFVAVIARGAVLQGGLTKIWEDAGQGGRLEAFDFDPDPLKRHTFWTIVVGGSIMWVSIYSINQSQVQRYISCKTLGHAKMSLYVNMVGLWVTVSLAMFSGLTMFSIYKNCDPFTNGDITTQDQLLPYLVMDILADYPGIPGLFVAAAYSGTLSTVSSSINALVAVTMEDFILPLCKNLTEKQVSWLNMGLSVLFGALCIGMAGVASVMGSVLQAALSIFGMISGPLLGLYLLGMLFRTSNSIGGLVGMIIGLVLTLWVGIGGQIYPPTVGKTNPLHVSTAGCNNTMGQNYTTTAPWTSAVPDVRPPLAETWYSLSYLYFSALGTLTTIVSGLLVSMITGGCKQDKMNPDLFVKTSDLICFSRCSKSEASDVTEKAATDFHMEADNPTFTDSDVKSKHVEKASRL; via the exons ATGGTTGGTACAGGTGGTCAAGTGGCCACGTTCTCTGTGTGGGACTATGTGGTGTTCGCTGGCACAATTGTCGGGACAGCTGGCATCGGCCTTTTCCAAGCCATACGAAGCCGCAAGGACATCAGCAGCGCCGAATTCCTGCTGGGAGGACGGCAAATGACAGCTGTGCCAGTTGCCATGTCGCTCACTGCCAGCTTCATGTCTGGCATCACTGTCATTGGCACACCTACTGAGGCCTACCGGTACGGAACTGCCTTCTGGCTCTTCGGCTTCTCCTATGCCATCATGTCTGCCGTCACTGCTGAGATCTTTGTCCCGCTCTTCTACAGACTGCAGATCACCAGCGCCTATGAG TACCTGGAGTTGCGCTTTAGCCGGCCCATTCGGATAATTGGGACATCAATGTACATCGTACAGACG GCCCTGTACACCGGTCTGGTCATCTATGCTCCAGCTCTTGCGCTAAATCAAA TCACAGGACTTGATCTATGGGGAGTGCTGGTGGCTACAGGAGCGGTGTGCATCCTCTACTGCACTGTG GGCGGTCTGAAAGCAGTAATCTGGACAGACGTGCTGCAGATGGTGATCATGCTGGCAGGTTTTGTGGCTGTTATAGCTAGAGGAGCTGTACTGCAGGGAGGCCTGACGAAGATCTGGGAAGACGCCGGCCAAGGAGGCCGACTAGAGGCGTTTGA TTTTGACCCGGATCCTCTGAAGCGGCACACTTTCTGGACTATCGTAGTCGGTGGGAGCATCATGTGGGTGTCCATCTACTCAATCAACCAGTCCCAGGTGCAACGCTACATCTCCTGCAAAACCTTGGGACATGCCAAGAT GTCTCTGTATGTGAACATGGTTGGCCTGTGGGTGACTGTGAGTCTGGCTATGTTTTCTGGCCTCACCATGTTCTCCATTTACAAGAACTGTGACCCATTTACAAACGGCGATATAACCACCCAAGACCAG CTGCTGCCCTACCTTGTGATGGATATTCTGGCAGACTACCCAGGAATCCCTGGCTTGTTTGTGGCTGCTGCATACAGTGGGACTCTTAG CACGGTGTCCTCCAGCATTAACGCCCTTGTTGCCGTCACCATGGAAGACTTTATTCTTCCACTGTGCAAAAACCTGACAGAGAAACAGGTGTCTTGGCTGAACATGGGTCTGa GTGTATTATTTGGTGCCCTCTGTATTGGGATGGCTGGAGTTGCTTCAGTGATGGGAAGCGTTTTGCAG GCAGCTCTGTCCATATTTGGCATGATCAGCGGGCCTCTTCTTGGTCTTTACCTTTTAGGCATGCTGTTCCGCACATCGAATTCAATA GGAGGGCTTGTGGGAATGATCATTGGTCTAGTGTTGACTCTGTGGGTGGGGATCGGAGGCCAGATTTACCCACCAACAGTTGGAAAGACAAATCCTCTCCATGTCAGCACGGCCGGCTGCAACAACACAATGGGCCAAAACTACACAACGACAGCTCCGTGGACAAGTGCAGTGCCTGA tgtaagGCCTCCTCTGGCAGAGACCTGGTACTCTCTGTCCTACCTCTACTTCTCTGCCTTGGGTACACTGACCACAATCGTGTCTGGACTGCTGGTGAGCATGATCACAG GAGGATGCAAGCAAGATAAAATGAACCCTGATCTGTTTGTGAAGACGAGTGACCTGATCTGCTTCAGCAGATGTAGTAAATCAGAG GCATCAGATGTCACAGAAAAGGCTGCAACAGATTTTCATATGGAAGCTGACAACCCAACATTCACAGACTCTGACGTGAAGAGTAAACATGTTGAAAAAGCCTCCAGACTGTAA
- the tshba gene encoding thyroid stimulating hormone subunit beta a: protein METAVFTCWLLFLLFSPAVPMCLPTDFTLYVERPECDYCVAINTTICMGFCYSRDSNMRDIIGPRFLIQRGCTYDKVEYHTAILPGCPIDTNAVFTYPVALSCHCGACRTDSDECAHRASVDGARCTKPVRRIYPYPGQSNYVIPF from the exons ATGGAGACGGCAGTGTTCACCTGCTGGCTCCTCTTTCTGCTGTTCAGCCCAGCTGTTCCCATGTGTTTACCCACCGACTTCACCCTGTACGTGGAGAGGCCAGAGTGCGACTACTGTGTGGCGATCAACACGACCATCTGCATGGGATTTTGCTACTCAAGG GACAGCAACATGAGGGATATAATCGGCCCACGCTTCCTCATCCAGAGAGGCTGCACCTATGACAAGGTGGAATACCACACAGCCATACTGCCCGGCTGTCCCATTGACACCAACGCCGTCTTCACCTACCCCGTGGCTCTCAGCTGCCACTGCGGTGCCTGCAGGACTGACAGCGACGAGTGCGCCCACCGGGCCAGCGTGGACGGAGCGAGGTGTACCAAACCAGTAAGACGCATCTACCCATACCCTGGCCAGAGCAACTACGTGATCCCTTTCTGA
- the slc25a55a gene encoding solute carrier family 25 member 55a yields MSQQQISLPAKLINGGIAGIVGVTCVFPIDLVKTRLQNQRQGQQVYKSMMDCLVKTVRSEGFFGMYRGAAVNLTLVTPEKAIKLAANDFFRHHLSKDGKGLTVVKEMLAGCGAGMCQVVVTTPMEMLKIQLQDAGRLAAQQQKPVMMSPTKLVATNTMLSRSYNSGTVVSAPRAVSATQIAKELLRTQGIQGLYKGLGATLIRDVPFSIVYFPLFANLNRLGKPSPEESSPIYWAFLSGCAAGSAAAVAVNPCDVVKTRLQSLNKGASEETYSGVVDCVSKIMRKEGPSAFLKGAGCRALVIAPLFGIAQVMYFAGVGEYILDNSPLKILSA; encoded by the exons ATGTCTCAGCAGCAGATCAG CCTCCCAGCCAAGCTCATTAATGGAGGTATTGCTGGTATTGTTGGGGTTACTTGTGTCTTCCCCATTGACCTGGTAAAGACCAGGTTGCAGAATCAGAGACAAGGACAGCAGGTCTACAAGAGCAT GATGGACTGCCTTGTCAAGACAGTTCGATCAGAGGGGTTTTTTGGCATGTACAGAG GCGCTGCTGTAAATTTGACCCTGGTCACCCCAGAGAAGGCGATCAAGCTGGCTGCTAATGACTTCTTCAGACATCACCTGTCCAAGGACGG AAAGGGGCTGACGGTGGTTAAAGAGATGCTGGCAGGTTGTGGTGCCGGCATGTGCCAGGTCGTTGTCACCACCCCCATGGAAATGCTCAAGATACAGCTACAGGATGCGGGCAGACTCG CGGCCCAGCAGCAAAAACCTGTCATGATGTCTCCCACCAAGCTGGTGGCCACTAACACCATGCTCAGCCGCTCCTACAACTCCGGCACGGTGGTGTCGGCACCGCGAGCTGTATCTGCCACACAGATCGCAAAGGAACTCCTCCGCACGCAGGGCATCCAGGGGCTCTACAAAGGGCTAGGGGCAACGCTGATTAG GGATGTTCCCTTCTCTATTGTCTACTTCCCGCTGTTTGCCAACCTGAACCGCCTTGGCAAACCCAGCCCCGAGGAGTCGTCGCCCATCTATTGGGCTTTCCTCTCAGGCTGCGCTGCAGGATCTGCCGCCGCTGTGGCTGTTAACCCTTGTGACG TTGTGAAGACTAGACTGCAGTCACTGAACAAAGGAGCCAGTGAGGAGACTTACAGTGGAGTTGTGGATTGCGTGAG TAAAATAATGCGGAAGGAGGGGCCCTCTGCCTTCCTGAAAGGAGCAGGCTGTCGAGCTCTGGTCATCGCTCCTCTGTTCGGCATCGCACAGGTTATGTACTTCGCTGGAGTTGGCGAATACATCCTGGACAACTCACCTCTGAAAATCCTGTCGGCATGA